From Phragmites australis chromosome 5, lpPhrAust1.1, whole genome shotgun sequence, a single genomic window includes:
- the LOC133918544 gene encoding methyl-CpG-binding domain-containing protein 9-like isoform X1 — MDRPPHLDIDLNEAPSPQQCETPPPRGFAPPVYAPPPMPQFQPPPPQPAPASQQLLLQQEALEMALQFHRVPEPRNTHFGAIGNVPSGFLPGMGVPPPPPHPGEAGWGHPLRPCASCGHPEILGGTMVCDACDRGFHPSCVRVWPPLMLTPPPPPGPPGARRPRAAANDDWICPECEMRGARSSRWKLGPVPLDINAAPPEDAVMDISRQTNVADGAQLSEFSQQLPHLEGVHLKNIALYNGMQFMPSFDLAHCLGMRQKFTSMDRDITADGNVPHRSIHLRRRRSLPQTSTLPMFAENHEFGTASIFMDPSFFTKAMEPSPSENRSSLKPPKFLVENSNHRSHHRTVGLPVQYSDFFITCLGEIDNRTSYHNSYQIWPVGFTSYWHDKITGSLFECEVCDGGNFGPLFKVRRLPCSVFPLPDASTTLCRNVVRKADTIETKESSSLIEDTANDTDDNIFMLLSEPSEVNQDFLSCLSNDMEGKRTLGCSNIPGSYMTMPTIPSHSGAFSSAPTKEVNLHDKIGEFTFEGTSPSSVWRMISCAMTEACEKMYKEHGHLVFFCTHSSEKPSFDYGSGSQNTDGPCNPLTRFCSSYGPSILQFIEKENDAESTCALLKEWLYQDRIGFDMEFVQEIVESLPKSRACSNYQFLCNRDGFVSSLTVASGTLLSVHKNSPSNGDTMSYGRHGSVVSGPQDRAQPRSLSIRELPRGNPISCKLPPELAGDVFQILEFLGRFAEIVGLKEAPSIEQVEDELIDPWPICANQKDIQHYRDHTPPTNSPANVSTSHSNGESGLTTNEEIAPVFIPVETSSTREATQDNLAAQTLGRCSGVVLPEIHLALLRVLFSELLSKVAIFVDPSIDPKESKSKRGRKRDADNATKDLKIDMLTANKLTWPELSRRYILAVSSMSGCMDLSDISSREGVKLFRCLQGDGGILCGAFPGVVGMEKDALLLAEAENLIYNSSADEGNKVFMMDFKDTDVVDSPEEPASDINTLPDWVESLEPVRKLPTNVGTRIRKCVYEALERKPPEWARKILEHSISKEVYKGNASGPTKKAVLSVLTEACRVKVPQNPEKPRKQKNIISISEAIMKKCRIALRRAISSDESKLFGNLLGTTLTNSNENEDEGILGFPGMVSRPLDFRTIDIRLAMGAYRGSWEAFRDDVQEVICNLHTAFGDRPDVLEMVVALSQSFESLYKTEVLDVVEKFDKYLCNKDDDSELNEELLDILTAANNMPKAPWEDGVCKVCGIDRDDDSVLLCDKCDSEYHTYCLNPPLARIPEGNWYCPSCVAGRKRAHPDHNVADLMREQKKHVGEESHAFYDAVNKLAMAMEEKEYWELSIPERIYLLKFLCDEMLNTALIREHLDQCSDKSVDLQQKFRSWNYELKELKYKVEIRTSCARQGRWIKNEHLGNSSGLGENQQRGMPTASDHLEESEQVNVGVNLNNPADGAPAGQLNVGRPYKTDNDISSASLIEGNTSLGLSKQPSGITTDRIDGDAIGEGFQSCEKSLGSTSCTYDNLNMRESHLTTVISSPNGELPDKNASRSFQDNLEASTTTVVDHDADNNEMKILLDRISQLQDSISTVESQLTMASLRRDCLGRDLVGRLYWVIARPGKRPWLVADGSMLIPKYRDISMVSSYPQSTFDCRGWNSASVVMYESDEEIKCLVDWLRDYEPREKELKDSILLWQRLNLQASFPLSDPPASKFSKIGPLIDLPHTKAFVILEQKYGLQLDQDTSDLSKRRGKKTKSGSEERTYRCDCLEPIWPSRYHCLTCHETYLTSTEYEEHNGGKCNRSNHSRNESKENDEPKVKGIKSDTKEKDPADHNCSIDPSSNRKLEPCPYDFEEICRKFVTNDSNTETVKEIGLIGSNGVPSFVPSPAFFFEPPVVLSQNKRYDDMPNDWTSSLEECQAMSAKKNGLEESKSGQDCPGNAGEEQMPKSRKPVRDSTSGEETSSARGKPTRLLAVNGGLVPESSLRPVIGRNSHILKQLKINLLDVDAALPEEALRASKSQQIRRRSWRAFVKDAESISQVVLATILLESMIKAEFLKNNWWYWSSFTAAIKTATVSSLALRIYTLDDCIIYTKDHVPNTEPADGGKPVNKGKRKKEGESSAS, encoded by the exons AACAAATGTCGCTGATGGAGCTCAGTTGAGCGAATTTTCCCAACAGTTGCCGCATCTTGAGGGGGTTCACTTGAAGAATATTGCTCTTTATA ATGGAATGCAGTTTATGCCATCATTTGATCTTGCTCATTGTCTTGGCATGAGACAAAAATTTACTTCCATGGACCGAGATATAACTGCTGATGGAAATGTACCACATAGGTCAATTCATTTACGCAGAAGAAGATCTCTTCCACAAACATCAACATTACCCATGTTTGCTGAGAACCATGAGTTTGGAACTGCCAGCATTTTTATGGATCCATCTTTTTTTACCAAAGCAATGGAACCAAGTCCTAGTGAAAACAGAAGTTCATTAAAGCCTCCAAAATTTCTTGTCGAAAATAGCAATCATCGGTCACATCATCGTACA GTTGGCCTACCTGTTCAATATAGTGATTTCTTTATTACCTGCTTGGGAGAAATCGACAATCGGacaagttaccataattccTACCAGATATGGCCGGTGGGTTTTACGTCTTACTGGCATGACAAAATTACTGGTTCACTGTTTGAGTGTGAGGTCTGTGATGGGGGAAATTTTGGACCTTTGTTTAAGGTCAGAAGGTTACCATGTTCAGTGTTCCCACTTCCGGATGCATCAACCACTCTATGCCGAAATGTTGTGAGAAAGGCTGATACAATAGAAACAAAGGAAAGTAGCAGTTTGATTGAAGATACTGCTAATGATACTGATGATAACATTTTCATGCTCCTATCAGAACCCTCTGAAGTGAATCAAGATTTCTTATCATGTCTTAGTAATGATATGGAGGGTAAAAGGACATTAGGGTGCAGTAACATACCGGGTTCATATATGACAATGCCAACTATACCGTCACATTCTGGGGCTTTCAGTTCAGCACCGACTAAAGAAGTAAATTTGCATGACAAAATTGGTGAGTTTACATTTGAAGGAACATCACCTTCCTCAGTCTGGAGGATGATTTCTTGTGCTATGACAGAAGCTTGTGAAAAAATGTACAAGGAACATGGCCATTTGGTATTCTTCTGCACGCACAGTAGTGAAAAGCCTTCATTTGACTATGGGAGTGGATCTCAGAACACTGATGGTCCTTGCAATCCATTGACTAGATTTTGCTCATCCTATGGGCCCAGTATACTGCAATTTATAGAAAAGGAGAATGATGCAGAATCAACTTGTGCATTACTTAAAGAATGGTTGTATCAGGACAGAATTGGATTCGATATGGAATTTGTTCAAGAAATTGTGGAATCCCTTCCTAAATCCAGGGCTTGTTCAAACTACCAGTTCTTGTGTAACAGGGATGGATTTGTCTCTTCGTTGACAGTTGCAAGTGGCACACTTTTATCTGTGCATAAAAATAGTCCGAGTAATGGGGACACCATGTCATATGGTAGACATGGATCTGTGGTATCTGGGCCACAGGATCGTGCTCAACCTAGATCTTTGAGCATCCGTGAGCTTCCTCGGGGAAATCCTATTAGCTGCAAGCTTCCACCAGAGTTGGCGGGAGATGTTTTCCAG ATATTGGAGTTTCTGGGGCGATTTGCTGAAATCGTTGGACTGAAAGAAGCTCCTTCAATTGAGCAAGTAGAAGATGAACTTATTGACCCATGGCCAATTTGTGCAAATCAAAAGGACATTCAACACTACAGGGATCACACCCCACCAACGAATTCACCTGCAAATGTTTCTACGTCGCATTCGAATGGTGAATCAGGTCTAACTACTAATGAAGAGATAGCACCTGTGTTTATTCCAGTTGAAACTTCTTCAACTAGGGAAGCTACTCAAGATAACTTGGCAGCCCAGACACTTGGGAGATGTAGTGGTGTAGTGTTGCCTGAGATCCACCTTGCACTCTTGAGGGTTCTTTTTAGTGAGCTATTATCGAAGGTTGCAATTTTTGTTGATCCAAGCATTGACCCTAAAGAATCAAAATCCAAACGTGGAAGAAAGAGGGACGCAGACAATGCAACAAAAGATTTAAAGATTGATATGCTGACTGCTAATAAGTTGACTTGGCCGGAGTTGTCTAGAAGGTATATTTTAGCTGTTTCTTCCATGAGTGGGTGCATGGATTTATCTGATATTTCTAGTCGAGAAGGAGTGAAGTTGTTTCGCTGCCTACAAGGTGATGGTGGTATCCTGTGTGGAGCATTCCCTGGGGTTGTTGGCATGGAGAAGGATGCTTTG CTGCTTGCCGAGGCTGAAAATTTGATATACAATTCTTCAGCGGATGAAGGGAATAAGGTCTTTATGATGGATTTCAAGGATACTGATGTTGTGGATTCTCCTGAGGAGCCTGCTAGTGATATTAATACATTACCAGATTGGGTGGAATCACTGGAGCCTGTGAGAAAATTACCAACTAATGTAGGAACAAGAATAAGAAAGTGTGTTTATGAAGCTTTGGAGAGGAAACCTCCAGAATGGGCAAGGAAAATTTTAGAGCATTCAATCAGTAAAGAGGTCTACAAGGGTAATGCATCTGGACCGACCAAG AAAGCTGTTTTGTCCGTCTTGACAGAGGCATGTCGTGTAAAAGTACCGCAAAATCCTGAAAAaccaagaaaacaaaagaacattATTTCCATCTCAGAGGCTATCATGAAAAAGTGTCGTATTGCCCTGCGGCGTGCTATTTCCTCAGATGAATCAAAGCTTTTTGGAAATTTGCTTGGAACAACTCTAACGAATTCCAATGAGAATGAGGATGAGGGTATCCTTGGATTTCCTGGTATGGTATCTCGCCCTTTGGACTTTCGCACAATTGATATAAGGTTGGCTATGGGAGCTTATCGTGGATCTTGGGAAGCTTTTCGTGATGATGTACAAGAA GTAATCTGTAATCTGCACACTGCATTTGGTGATCGACCTGATGTGCTGGAAATGGTTGTAGCATTGTCTCAGAGTTTTGAGTCATTATATAAGACAGAG GTACTCGATGTTGTTGAGAAGTTTGATAAGTACCTCTGTAACAAGGATGACGATTCAGAACTCAATGAGGAGTTACTTGATATTCTCACTGCAGCAAACAACATGCCCAAAGCTCCGTGGGAGGATGGTGTTTGCAAAGTATGTGGCATTGATAGAGATGACGATAGTGTTCTTCTATGCGATAAATGTGACTCGGAATACCATACGTACTGCTTGAATCCACCACTAGCTCGCATACCAGAAGGAAACTGGTACTGCCCATCATGTGTGGCAGGCAGAAAGAGAGCGCATCCTGATCACAATGTTGCAGATTTGATGCGAGAACAGAAGAAGCATGTTGGGGAGGAATCTCATGCTTTTTATGATGCAGTTAATAAGTTAGCTATGGCAATGGAAGAGAAAGAGTACTGGGAGCTTAGCATACCAGAG AGAATatatttgctgaaatttctatGCGACGAAATGCTCAACACAGCTCTAATTAGGGAACATTTAGATCAATGTTCAGATAAGTCCGTTGATCTCCAGCAGAAGTTTCGGTCTTGGAATTATGAATTGAAAGAGCTGAAATATAAGGTAGAAATAAGGACTTCATGCGCCAGACAAGGTAGATGGATCAAAAATGAACATTTAGGTAATAGTTCAGGACTTGGGGAAAATCAGCAGCGTGGCATGCCCACAGCATCAGACCATCTTGAAGAGAGTGAACAGGTTAATGTTGGAGTTAACCTCAACAACCCAGCTGATGGGGCTCCTGCTGGGCAATTGAATGTAGGTAGACCTTACAAAACTGACAATGACATATCCAGTGCATCTTTGATTGAGGGAAATACATCTTTGGGACTTTCCAAACAACCATCAGGGATAACTACTGACCGGATTGATGGGGATGCTATCGGTGAAGGGTTCCAAAGTTGTGAGAAGTCATTAGGTAGCACAAGTTGTACTTATGATAACTTGAATATGAGAGAGTCTCATTTGACTACAGTTATCAGTTCACCAAATGGGGAGTTGCCTGACAAGAATGCTAGTAGATCATTCCAAGATAACCTGGAAGCATCAACAACCACAGTAGTTGATCATGATGCTGATAACAATGAAATGAAGATTTTATTGGATAGGATTTCACAATTGCAGGATTCAATTAGCACAGTAGAGTCACAGCTCACTATGGCATCCTTGAGAAGAGACTGTCTGGGAAGGGATTTGGTGGGTCGATTGTACTGGGTTATAGCAAGACCTGGTAAACGTCCTTGGTTGGTTGCTGATGGAAGCATGCTGATACCCAAGTACAGAGACATTAGCATGGTTAGCAGCTATCCTCAGTCTACATTTGATTGTAGAGGTTGGAACTCAGCATCAGttgttatgtatgaatctgATGAAGAAATCAAGTGTCTTGTTGACTGGCTAAGGGACTATGAGCCTAGGGAGAAAGAACTGAAAGACTCTATCTTGCTCTGGCAAAGACTTAATCTCCAGGCTAGTTTTCCTCTTAGTGATCCTCCAGCGTCCAAGTTTTCAAAGATTGGACCACTCATAGACCTTCCACATACCAaggcttttgtaattttggAGCAAAAGTATGGCCTGCAATTGGACCAGGACACTAGTGATCTCTCGAAAAGGCGAGGAAAGAAGACAAAATCAGGTTCTGAAGAAAGAACATATCGCTGCGACTGTTTAGAACCTATATGGCCTTCTCGGTATCATTGTTTAACTTGTCATGAGACTTATCTTACATCAACAGAATATGAAGAGCATAATGGTGGAAAATGCAACAGAAGCAATCATTCTCGTAATGAAAGCAAGGAAAATGATGAGCCAAAAGTGAAGGGTATCAAGTCTGATACAAAGGAAAAAGATCCAGCAGATCATAATTGTTCCATTGATCCATCTAGCAACAGAAAATTGGAGCCATGCCCTTATGACTTTGAAGAAATTTGCAGAAAATTTGTCACAAATGATTCAAACACGGAAACAGTGAAGGAGATTGGGCTCATTGGATCAAATGGAGTTCCATCTTTTGTGCCTTCACCTGCATTTTTCTTTGAACCGCCAGTTGTGCTAAGTCAAAATAAAAGATATGATGATATGCCAAATGATTGGACTTCCTCTTTGGAGGAATGCCAGGCAATGTCTGCCAAAAAGAACGGGCTGGAGGAGTCCAAGTCTGGTCAAGATTGTCCTGGCAATGCAGGTGAAGAGCAGATGCCAAAATCAAGGAAGCCTGTCAGGGATAGTACTTCTGGCGAGGAAACATCTTCTGCAAGAGGCAAACCAACAAGATTGCTAGCTGTTAATGGGGGCTTGGTTCCGGAGTCATCATTGAGGCCTGTGATAGGAAGGAACTCTCATATCCTAAAGCAGCTAAAGATAAACTTGCTTGATGTAGACGCAGCTTTGCCTGAGGAAGCATTGAGAGCCTCAAAGTCTCAGCAAATAAGAAGACGTTCATGGCGTGCTTTTGTCAAGGATGCAGAATCAATATCCCAG GTGGTATTGGCAACCATCTTGTTGGAGAGCATGATAAAAGCTGAGTTCCTGAAGAACAATTGGTGGTACTGGTCCTCCTTCACAGCAGCTATCAAGACAGCAACCGTATCTTCGCTTGCCCTCCGGATCTACACTCTTGACGACTGCATCATCTACACAAAGGATCATGTTCCAAACACCGAGCCGGCTGACGGTGGAAAGCCTGTAAACaaggggaagaggaagaaagagggGGAATCATCGGCATCGTAA